CACCAGTTTTCGGTTATGACAGTTGAACTGGTGGTTTGTACTATTTGCCCGGTTTTTCTTTCAGTTCCAGTTTTAACTAATTACTAGACCGAATTAAGGTCCAGTTCTCGATTGAACCGGCCGGTCCGGTCcagtccggtttttaaaaccatggttatTTCTAAAAGAAAccttcaaaaatatttaagataaacttttaaaagttGTTGAATGTTTGATGTATATGATAATGACTACTAATACTAATCTTTGACATCTTACATCTATTCTAGCATATAGAAAAATATATGCCCTACTTATCGGTGGTTATACCAGCTCCATTTCTCCTATGCCTTAATTGTTTCACATAgatagtaattatttcattcaatTCTTACTAAGAGAGTCAATctcgtaccggaggctgtaccagTTTGACAAGTAGAACAATATATTTCGGTACTAGTCAATACTGGTGTACTGTTTCAGGTTCaccgttattttttatatttataaatatataaaaaaaaacacaatataaaaaattaaaaacttaattgttcattacatactgagaaaacaaataatactaataagttaatgcaaacAAGTTATCATTCTacatttacaaaaattcaatatttacaaagcttaaaaaaagaaaagtttttttttttgtatcagCCTGTATTGCCCGAAATTAGTCGGTATGGTCTGTATGGCCAGTATTCAAACTAATACGAAACGTTGGTGTTTTGATACTAGTATACGTACTGGTACGATATCGACTACACTAATTCTTACAGCTTAAAAGTTTTGACCTTGGTGAAACCGTGAAAGCAACAACATGCCACCGACAACTAGCAATTCTTATGGCTTAAAAGTTATGATAATCAAAGCATtctgctcttcttcttcttcttcttcttcttcttcttttttgaccAAGTAATAACGCAAAGTTCCCTATAAATGGCAAGTGCAACTAACTAATGAGAACCAAAGTGAACGAGGTTTATAACATGGTGAGTTTTAGGTTCCATTTCtgttatttggttttttttgtaGTCTTTCTTACCCCAACCCATAGTCTTGATGGTTACCTATGCCTGCCAAAACAACATGTTGCCCTGGGATTCATTATTCGATGCTGGAAACAATGACTATATCAACACCACCACTGATAACCTAGCAAATTATGGACCGTATGGGGAGACCTTCTTCAACTACCCCACTGGAAGATTTTCTAATGGACGTCAAATCCCAGATTTTATTGGTAAAATGCTATTGatcttactttctttctttttctttttaagaatttgaattgttaGTACATTGattgttgaaattttattacAGCTGAGTTTGCAAAGTTGCCGTTCATTACGCCACTTCTGTATCCCGGTTATCATCAATATACTGACGGGACAAACTTTGCTTCTGCGGGAGCCGGGGCTCTTGTCGAAACTAACCAAGGATTAGCATGTATCTTTTACAtcaagtgtgtgtatatatacacacacacacacacacacacacatacatgtaCAATActgaaaatattgaaatttcACTTCCAAGCTTTATTAGTAGGACAAGGAGAGAGCTCATTTTGTCCAATGACTATCAGTATTAACTAGGCAGCTTTTCTTTTTAGAAGAAATTTGGAAGCTTAATCAAATGTTTAGTGAAATTGATCATGTCTTGctgaataaagaaataaatatataaataatagatAGGCTTGAAATTTGCATTGCCAATAGTGCTTTATCTAAATTTTCTGATTGATAGTTAGTGAGGTATGCAAATCATAAGGTAGCAAAGGTTTTTGGTTTCCCTCTAGTACTTTGGTAAATTGTAGATGACTATGACATGATACATATCTTAAAATGGTGACATGTCGGCTCTTATCCAATGCTCCTGTGTGTTGGATGGAGACTGCACCTCCAGCAAAAAGTCATGTCAAAATAGGGTGCTTGCAATAACATATTACCCAAATTTCAAATGCCAGAGTAGGCCATATATGCCTaatctccttttcttttaatttggggcAGGTGATTGACCTAAAAACTCAACTACATTATTATAAGAAATTGGCGAAGCTGTTGAGGAGAAGACTAGGACATGAAGAAGCCAAGACATTATTGACGAGAGCGGTTTACTTAATTAGCATTGGCAGCAATGATTATTTTGCCCTTTTCACCTCAAATTCCAGTGCTCTTCATACCTACTCTCCGGAAGAATACGTAGATGTAGTGATCGGCAACTTAACAAGTGTAATAAAAGTAATAACATtcaatattcaaaataaattgtcattttatttcattcttgtttttttaCATTCGCAAAAATTTGTTATACTAAATAACCATATCTTGATGTGCTAGGGAATATATAAGAAAGGTGGAAGGAAAATTGCGATTCCAAACTTGGCACCATTGGGCTGTTTGCCAATTGCAAGAGCACAAAGTCCGAATAACACAGGTGCATGCATTGAGGAACTTTTAACACTAGCAAAATTGCACAATGAAGCACTTTCTCAAACCTTGCAGGAGCTAGAAAATCAGCTCGATGGATTCAAATATTCAATAGCGGATACCTACACTTCTCTAAGTGAAAGACTAGATAGCCCTTCAAAATATGGTATGTCAATCATTTTTTAAGTGCataatgtattttattatttttagagtaTTAGCATCAATCCCGCTAAAATTTCAtgtttattttagcataagagCCTACTTtgcaaaacacccacatcagatTGTCTATTATACATgctattatatttaaataatcatttattattattattttcatttataataaCACATTTCTTGCTCTCCACTCTTTGGGTGTGTTTGGTAGAGTGGGTTTTAGGGatgatagagaaaaaaaaaaaaactttttggagtgtatttggttggaggggaagagagaaaacaaaatagTGGATCAAAAAGTTTTCACTccaaaatggggagaaaactGGATAGGGAGAATGAAGGTAAATGACAAAATTACCATTTATTTgcccatttcttttcttcttttttttttaaaaaaaaactttcctgGGACATTACCATTTCCCCCCCCCCCAGGCTATGGCATGGTGCTTTGTTTCGtttgttttcttattctttcttcCACCGTTGCTACTTCTTCCATTGTATGGTTTTTTGTACTACCAATTGGGTTTGATTTTAGGTTTGGGTTGATGGGATTCAGCTGCCATTGGATTTGATGATTTGGGTTTTCTAGTTGATGGATTTTTCTGGTTTTATGATAAGATCAAATTTTGTAATGGGTTGTGAGTTGTGGTGGTGGTAGGTTGCATTGGAGGCTGCGTTTATGTGAGGGAGACAATGAAACGAAGgatagagagggagagagatgaaatgagaaattgataaaatattgagctACAAAGGTACAATAGCCGTGCATAtttgcacggttactgtagcaaaaATGTAAATCAACAGTGTTATGTAAGAACTGACGTTAggattttttgaataaaattgtgtaaatttcatatttttttctattatacacccGTTGATATGAGTGCCCTTACAGTTTGTCATTTTAGCTCTATAAACTAAAAggatctctatttttttttttttttgtgtgtggaagGTTTCAAGATAAGTAAGATTGCATGTTGTGGAACCGGTCCATATAGAGGAAATTTTAGTTGTGGAGGGAAGCGATCTGTCAAAGAATACAAATTATGTCATAATGTTAGTGAATAAGTGTTCTTTGACTCCATTCATCCCTCCGAAAAGGCCAACCAACAATTTGCTGAGCTAATGTGGAATGGACCTCCTAATATCACAGGACCTTACAATCTTAAAACGTTGTTTGAAAACTAATGAatgtaaatttgatttttttattaaaaaagaagtgaGTCGTGTTATATTAtcattaaaatcaaaataagaatTGTATTTACATACCGAAGTaataaatatattcaatattttaagTTGTATGATCATACTCCACTTACACGTTATTTCGTTTTGATGGAATTTTTACGAAATTCTCAGATCtatgagatgcaaaaatagagaaaaatatacgcaaaaaaaaaaaaaaaaatcacatacaagacagtatttacgtgattcggcaatttgcctacgtccacggagttgCAGAGATTTCACTATTCTCAGAATAAAATACAGAGTGCGGTAGTACAATTTTCTCCCTCAAAACAACGTCAAAACCCTAATCTCCAAAACAACAGTTTTTATATCCTGAGTACGATAGGCCCAAGCCTCCACTCCATGGACTAAGtctcagaaaatctcccattaaaaatgGTAACAATATTATTTCAGGTTGGGTCATAATCcagatcaaacacaactaagcTCCACAAAGACCAACAAATCTCCCACTTGTAGACTAGTTCAATCACCAACATCAACCGCAATCCTCTAAAGACAATCCCTCATCATTGCAACTCATCCTCCTGTCCTCAAGCTAGAAGATCAATTGAAGCTGCACACAACTTCAACTTCTCAGTAAGGACACCCTTAGTCAACATGTCTGCCGGGTTCTTAGATCCACAAATCTTCTCAAGTATTACCCATTTATCTTCAATAAGGTAACAGATAAAATGGTATCTCATCTGTATACACTTCAACTTTGAATGAAAAGCCGAATTTTTAGCAAGAAAACTTGCACTCTAACTATTACTACTATGTAAAATATTAACTCCCGCTTCATATCCAATTCATCCAAGAAGCTATATAGCTAAATCATCTCATTTCCAGCTTTAGTTGCTGCAACATACTCATCTTCTGTAGTAAACAAAGCAACAATCTTTTGTAGATTTGAAACCCAAGATGTAGCTGTACCACCCAGTGTAAACATAAACCCAGTTGTACTCTTTTTTATCAATATCACCTGCTAAATCAGCATCTACATagccttgaagtattaaacttGCACCTATGTAGCAAAGACATGTATCTGTTGAGCCTCTTAGATACCTTAGAATCCACTTAACTGCCTCCCAATGCTGCTTTCCTGGCCTAGTCATGTATCTACTCACAACTCTCATTGCATGTACAATGTTTGGCCTTGTACACACCATAGCATACATCAAGCTACCAATAGCTAAGGCATAGGGCACTTTGCTCATATGGCccctttcttcttttgtctTTAGTGACTGTTCTTCACTTAGTCTGAAATGACTACCCAAGGGTGTGCTCACTAGTTTAGCTTCATTCATGTTGAACCTGCTAAGAATCTTCTTCACATATTCTACTTGTGAAAGCTTCAATGTACCATTAGCTTTGTCTCTAATGATTCTCATACCAAGGATTTGTTTTGCAGCTCCCAAATCCTTCATTACAAATTGTTTTGacaatttcttcttcaaattattAATCTCCTCAATGCAGATCcgttttttattaagaaaaagaattggtTATATGTAGATTATTGGaattaagaaagagatcataaaaactatatataaaaaatcaagataatGCTTTAAACAAAGCAATGATTAACAATTCATGTTATGGATGAAGAAAAACATGCATcattataaaagagaaaaacataaagaaaaggaaaaaaacaacctcttgcatggagcacttcttgttcttgaaaggatgttttagggctcaaagaaatatattcaatcatctttgaaacctaaaaaccctaattttggcAGCAAATATCAGAGAGGATAATTAAATATAAGCACTTGGAGAGTCTTAAAACGAATGTCTCTTAGAGCACCAAAAAAAGTCCCCGAATTATAAGATCTAGTCTCTATTTATGGAGACcagaaaattctaaaatatagCTTCGATGTGTAGAACGCGAATCAGGACTCATCCTTTTGCGAAAAGATCGAAAAGGGTGTGCCTTATCGTCACCCGAAGAGCATTAAGCCAAAGCCTAAAAGAGGCCAATTCAGCACTTTTTAAGTGTTGTTcgacactccaaaagtgccgaatggtaCTTTGGACGCCGAACACACTTTCGTGTTCGGGTACGTTTTGgactctctttctagggttttttgatcTGGTCTTTGTATCTAGATGTGTATTCATCCttagtctatgattttttttatttatctcttttctggataattcAGAATTTTCAGGAAAAATTATcttgaacaattatcttgtagataaatcccgtaaaataaatcttgataaaattcAGATTATTCACACTTTGATTGTTATCCAACCATCCCTtctattcctatgcatgcaatcctatttcagacactaattatcaaccaatcacacaaatatttaattgattttaattgtttaaccaatcagaattaatttaaattaattgtgcgtggtcgactcttcctagacatAATGCATGTTgaccatgcaaacttgatcatgcgatatctttcaatccgatggTTTGATTTAGAAACCGGACACATCGTTGCAACTGTTAGAATCTCAAgttcatttttatgatatgcaatgaataacttgatgcatgtaatacaagaacaaattgatgcatgtaatgcaatcatgatttttggggtacatggatggtcattccagtcatcttccttgattaaatcatgggtgcaaaatcgagtgtctacatcTCCCATAACCACAACACCCAAGGCTTCTCCATCAGCCAAATACACCTTCCCAAAATTACCTTCAACGTAGTTCTGGATGATTTCTTGGTCTGGATTGGTATGAAACGAAGCTCCTAAGTCCAAAACCCAATCATCAAGTGGACTATCTACAGCAAAAAGTAATGCATCTCGTGCGTATCTATTACAGCATTAGTAGAATCatcatcattcttcttcttagggCTTTTGCAGTGCCTCTTAAAGTGGCTAGCTTTGCCATAGTTCCAACACTGTACCTGGTGGCCAAATCTGGATTTACTTCTATTCCGATTAGAATTACTGGATTTTGATCTTCCCCAATATGAAATTTTGTCATTACCTCTACCTCTTGGTTTAGGGTAGAACCAGACCTTGAGGTTTCGCCTGCATCTCTTCTATGAATCTCCTCAGCTAGAACTAGATCTCGTATGTCATTGTACTTCaacttttcttttccaataGAATTGATCACTATCATTCTCATAGCCTCCCAACTGTTTGGCAATGAAGCCAAAACAATCAGTGCATGGATCtcattatcaaaatcaatttctacagAAGAAAATTGATTTGTGATAGTGTTAAATTCATTCAGATGTTGTGCTACTGATGCATACTTTGCCATCTTCAAATTGAATAGTTTCTTCATCAGATGCACCTTGTTGTTTGCTGACGATTTTTCATACATACCAGACAAAGCATTCATCAAATCTACTATGGTATTCTTCTTCACAACATTGTGTGCAACGGATCTTGACTAGGTTAATCTAATAACTCCAAGTACTAGTCTGTCAAGAAGAGTCCATTCATCATCTTTCATAGCTACAAGTTTATCCCTTAAAAGCGGCAGGTGCAACTTCTTCCCATAGAGGTAGTCCTCAACTTGCATCCTCCAGAATCCAAAGTTTATGCTATCGAATTTTTCTATTCCAGACACCTTTCCTATTTCCTTTGCCATTGCTCCCACTCAAACCTAACCCtaggctctaataccaatttgATAGAAATTCCCAGATCtatgagatgcaaaaatagagaaaaatatatgccaaagaaaaataattacacacaagacaatatttacgtggttcggcaatttgcctacgtccacggagttgTAGGGATTTCACTATTCTCAGGGAAAAATATAGAGTGCGGCAGtacaattttctctctcaaaacaacGTCAAAACCCTAATCTCAAAAATAACAGTTTTTATATCTTGCGCACTTCGGCTTGCGCCTATCAGCCCAAGTCTCTtctccatggactaagcctcagaaaaCCTCCCATTAAAAACTGTAACAATATTATTTCGTGGGGTTGGGTCAGAATCTGGATCAAACATAACTAGGCTATACAAAGCCCAACACGTTTTGAGATAGTCTTTTTGGATTTTAGGAATCCACTTAGGATTTAAAAATATTCCCGTTTTTGTTGTAAATAAATCAAAGGAATCCTTATACTTAAGGGCATAGAGATTCCCACTAAGCCTTATTTTTAGGTTATGTGGACCTCCTTCTCAAAATGTGGGTATCCATATTCGGATATTCCCATTACTTGGTAATTATGTTTTCTTGAAGTGGACTTGCTGAGCTAACGTGTGTCCATACTTTGCCAAGCTATTATAGAGTGGAAATCCTGATATCATGGAACGTAAGATTGAACATATATTCTTATCCTTTTTAGCATTTAACTTCTCTTTGGATTCATTCTTAGAaggttcaaaatttttagaaattttcttttgccTCTATTCCTAGAATTCTTCATAAATCTCCTAAACTGTTTAGCAAGGAATGTAATTTGTTGCTCATACGATCATCCCTAGAAGAATCAGTATCCTCTTGTTTTACTTGTCTGAGGTTGGTAAGCCCATATGTTTATAATAATTCCTCAACCTTTATAGAATCTAGATCTTTACTCTCTTCTATGGTCATTACCTGAGGACGAAACC
The sequence above is drawn from the Castanea sativa cultivar Marrone di Chiusa Pesio chromosome 5, ASM4071231v1 genome and encodes:
- the LOC142634044 gene encoding GDSL esterase/lipase 5-like isoform X1: MVTYACQNNMLPWDSLFDAGNNDYINTTTDNLANYGPYGETFFNYPTGRFSNGRQIPDFIAEFAKLPFITPLLYPGYHQYTDGTNFASAGAGALVETNQGLVIDLKTQLHYYKKLAKLLRRRLGHEEAKTLLTRAVYLISIGSNDYFALFTSNSSALHTYSPEEYVDVVIGNLTSVIKGIYKKGGRKIAIPNLAPLGCLPIARAQSPNNTGACIEELLTLAKLHNEALSQTLQELENQLDGFKYSIADTYTSLSERLDSPSKYGFKISKIACCGTGPYRGNFSCGGKRSVKEYKLCHNVSE
- the LOC142634044 gene encoding GDSL esterase/lipase 5-like isoform X2, whose amino-acid sequence is MVTYACQNNMLPWDSLFDAGNNDYINTTTDNLANYGPYGETFFNYPTGRFSNGRQIPDFIAEFAKLPFITPLLYPGYHQYTDGTNFASAGAGALVETNQGLVIDLKTQLHYYKKLAKLLRRRLGHEEAKTLLTRAVYLISIGSNDYFALFTSNSSALHTYSPEEYVDVVIGNLTSVIKGIYKKGGRKIAIPNLAPLGCLPIARAQSPNNTGACIEELLTLAKLHNEALSQTLQELENQLDGFKYSIADTYTSLSERLDSPSKYGCIGGCVYVRETMKRRIERERDEMRN